agaaaacagTGGTTTGCGCTGGAGTACTCGCTGTTGAAGACATCCatagttaaaatattatttggtgTTGCCACTTACCTGTTCGTGTTGATGCGAACCACGTACTTTGTTTTGTTGCTGGCACGGCGTGAACAACTTTTGCCAGCATGAATAAATATGGGtaggaaaacttttttgtcTCCCAATATTCCATTATGTTCATGTTTACGTCAACTGGCTTTGGGTTGTAGTTGTCAATCTCTCGGTGAACAGCCTTAACGATTTCACTATAGCCGTCTTCGTCACCTGAGGCAACTTCAATAGTATTAAGAAACTCATTTAAGAGCGAGCAAGTATTTGATTCCTCGAGCGGTTGCGCATTTTGTACTCGTATTTGCGAACTTGTGGATGGTTGAGGACTATCACTGCACGACGGGAAAACCTATGaacaaaattgtaaataagGTTTTCTTTTTACTATTATAGtttgtataaaacataaaagaaCAAGTAAAAATGAAGGCAAAGATGCTGTAATCTGACTAGCAACTGCAGGTATAAcaggttattaaattatgatcaaaatgattaaatttattaaatacaaatgttAAAGCTTCTGAACCACTTTATTTACttgcctttttaaaaatgtatatcatgtaataaattaaatttctgatTAAAACCATTACGATTTTCTTACCTGTTGCTCTATGTTGAGaatttgaactattaaaagtTTAAGTTGAGCTTTAGCCAACATCAAacttattggatttattagcAAAACCCTTCTTATTCGGGGGTCCAAATAAACACTGCAGACGACAGCGTTGTTCCCTAACAGAGCTTCTTCACGAGTTTCAATGCACGACTtcaaaatgttgctatttACATGGCTTACTGCGCCAATTGTCAGTTTAAGCTCTAACCACAGCTTGTAAAAGTCACCCATATATAGTTGGGTGCTTTGCAGTTTTTGCGTGGCAATGAAAGCTGGCTCCAGAATATCAACCAATATTTTCAGTTCCTCCCATTCGCTACATGTTAGGTTTATATTGGGGTCAAAGTGATCTTCACAAAACTGTTCAAAACTTAACAACTTCTTGAGCATCAAATAAGATGAGTTCCAGCGCGTAGGAACATCAAGCTGAGGATGTGGCAAGGACTTTTCCTTAATTAAAGGCTTGTATGCAGGAGTTCGCAAAGTCTTAGCAATCTTTCGGGCCTTGTTTATAACATCAAGTGACTCCAGCTTTTGAAAAAGTCCTTAATAGCGAGCTGTAATGTGTGAGCAGCACACTTAACTGCTTGAATTGAGTGAATTCGTATGCCCTTAAGAAGGTTTTCATCATCCAACCGTTGCTCAGATTCATCTTCATCCTTTTCATAATCATCAAAAAAGCGATCAAGGTCGTCGTCTTCATCACCATCGACCGACTGGCTCAGGAGATCAATTGCTTTTGTCATATTACGCCCGTTGTCTGTTGTTACGGcgtatatttggtttttagttAGACCGAAGCTATTCAAAAAAGAAGAAACCTCTGCACACAAATTTTGGCTAGTATGCTTGTTATTGAGCTCTATGAGTCCCAAAGTGCATACAAAAATTTCACCTCCATTATAAAATTGAGCATTTACTCCAAGAATGCCACGATTGCATCGAGTGGCTGTATccatttttaaggaaattatttttgtttttcattgtttttgtgagtttttccttaatattttcaaatttctcTGCAACCACATCCATAACATTTCTGGAAGTTACAGCAGGCATATTCAGACCGGAAAAAATTTGCTCAGTCAACGTCTTAAATGCTTTGGAGTCCAGAACAGTAAATGGCATTTTTTCGACCGTAACCAGATCAACACATGCGTCCTTGACTGCACTTTGGGTCATAGTCgaagaaaactttattttcctttCCGGAATTGGATCTTCTTCTTGCTGGGCCATCTCAGACTTATAAATTTCATTGTGCTGGGACTTAAGGTGACGTTCAAGGTTACAGTTGTAGTTTCCCGAATACGTTTTTCCACAGATTCTACATTTTGACTCGTTCTTTTCCAcgtggaaatgaaaaaagcTCCGAGAAACAAAACTCCGCTTACGACCCATACTAAGGCAATGACTACAAACCACAGACTGACCATAATTGACGTATAAACAGTGGTGCAGCCACCTGCACATTCCAATTGCACATATTTCTACATTCTCGATAATGTACACATTTTTACACgccaaaataccaaaaaataccgATCCCTAGGGATGGTTTATATCGTTGAGCATTCACTTTTTTCCAAAGAAAACTATATAAGCAATATTTTGggcaaacattaaaaaaaaaaaaaaaatttttaaataaaaaatgtttaaaaaaaatgtatatattaaatttctttataaaatttattttttttaactttttttttttaaatctaaaaatattttttttgggttcgtCGAGTCTTACTGTATAATGCTGCGAGAAATTTTGTCCAAGGAAACCTCTGAGAAAGAAGATATCGCACTTTGAGCGatattttgagcgaaaaaataacgctcaaaaaataatcattattttttgatcgatatttttttcgctcacaataataataattattctttgagcgattgaaaaaaactcaacaaataattattaaaatggagtaaaatgtataaaaatcaataaataatcattaaatattgatttttattatatcacttataatgattacggtccctggaaaaaagtcaatttttttggcataaattcaacttattttacaaattatttttaaaaattacatatattttgtgaatttacataccctaattagccaagaacagttatctaagattttttactaacaacaTTATAGTGTTGATAAGCGAACAAAGTCAGCTCTtcgattgactttgttgtgtgcgtaaattagtgaaatatctttgcaaactttcagtgcttattttgtggagcaacaaaatggtttattatttctgatcatgtcaaatcgtagcaaaggtatttataaatgtatcttaattaaatgttttgattattatggttttttgtccaactgtgagctgttttaaatgtgtatctttttagcttaaaactaacaagtttgtttgtgaTCCGTGGcgtacaatttataaatggcacaaagttgcaaaaaggtaaaaacgcaaagttattaccaaatgtatccttaatatcgcaaaactaataatttttgcaacttttgcacgtttcttcaaaaaaatgacttaaacCCAGCAACttctaaacataaaaaaaaaattttttaaataaaaaaacaatctaagtggttttcattaatctaaaaaattgaatttatggaaagggacaagtcaagtgaaagtcctggctgcaaagggctcaaatataaagaagctggacccccgttaaagctaaaattggcatctgctcttagatcagcggtcggcagcgtcctattaagtgagcataggaaaTTGTTCTGCTCGAGCGCTGCCTCCACGtatactgtagaacagcggtctgcgcaCACACACTGTTAAGCCGCCCCGTACaatttactcacacaaatataaaacaaaatgtaattgtatgagtgtgccgaccgctgtctTAGATCAACAACcttttattttgacaaattttaaaaatttaaatttaaaaaataataaatttaaaatcagagtaaattaaaactagagtttatgccaaaaaaatatacttttttcccatagtggatcggtcggaaatgcttccttctagttGTTACATACtcttgcacgaatacaatatacccttttactctacgagtaaggggtataaaaagtagaaaCGGCCACATCAAGACAAGACCAGTCCACTGAAGATAGGAATTTTGACAAcgggtgttttttttagaggtataGAACTTTAAGTTGCAATAAAACAACGATGGAAAATGGTTgacatgaattttttttatacgaaaGATAATCTTGtggcattacattttatatatgatTTCTGGCATATGACCGCCACGGCTGACTCGGATGTAGTCCAATCTGGACGTCCAATTTTCGATGACTTTTCCCAACATTTGCGGCCGTATATCAATAACACGGAGAATGTTGTCTTCCAAATGGTCAAGCGCTTGTAGCTTAtccgcttctttttttttcgatatgcTCAACCAAATGTTTATTGGAGGGTGTTATGTGGAATTCAATTCACTTTCAACCatggtaaaaataacaaagtAGAGAGTCGTCACTgggaaggaagtaagaaaaacaattttaaaaattccaaaacagtTCAAAAAATCTGATGAGTGTCTGCAAAATTCaggacatttttttatttttatttagtttttaaaagctgttcaaaaatgaagatttttaaactttgttgtgactttaaaatttttaatgcgttcaccttctcttgtggttagttagaatgaattttttataaacgacCGTATAGAAGAggcatgtaactatttaattccgaagagattaccaaaattggttgaccacttttgaagatatatcaacaaaaaaaatagcctAACTTTGTGATAGAGCTGGAAAATCATCGATGTTTACCAACATCGATGTTTCGATGTTTTTCGGGAATAAACATCGATGTATCGATACATCGAATCTTTTggtctaatttaaaaaaatgtgtttaatccattataaaaagttacgctatatttgaaatcaattctttttattttataaatatttaaacttaaactaaattcaagcaaaagtaaaaaacaatcgagttttacacaaaaaaaaaacacaaaagaacaaattttGTCGAAATCTACAATATTTGTATCGTATATTTTACTATTATTCTCTTAATTGATCAAAAATGCGTTCCTTGCGAAGTAGTGATGGATGAAGAGGAAACATCGAACATCAGCGATTACGGAAATAAACAATCCCCTTACCTTTAAACCGAATTAAAATCGGACATAACACAgcaacacaaaattaaactttgcgaaatttccacgaaccatttcaagttttccatgatatttgggtgctcctgagtaaaagtcccatacaaaattattttccatcacctacaggttccacggtatagctaagaatacaaaaaaccgatgtttgctgacattttgaattacgtggcctatataattggactaacctttattattttcggtagcactactaaaaaatagtccccatcgTGAACCATTatccatgtctttggaattcgacgccaaagtttaaaatcccaaaattatagagatttttctgatggaaaaacaattctgagaattaaatcttcaatggaactaattttaaatattcattgaatctattgtttattgtattgTTTAATTTCGGTGAAATCGCTTTTCATgaggatattttttattggatttattataggTAAGAAattctcaactgcgcatatgaaatttttgattttcttcacactcgggtacctcgtagagtttggcttggttatcatctgtgatttttttttttaattttttggtgtccatttaggggcgctatgaatttttgaagttaagaacttaaaaaatgttctcaaacttcagtttagtatatctcgagaacggcttaaaagaacaacgtgcaactttacacgtttttatacccttgcagagggtattatgattccagtcagaagtttgcaacgcagtgaaggagacgtttccgaccccataaagtataaatattcttgatcagcatcacaagacgagtcgatctagccatgtccgtctgtccgtctgtccgtctgtccgtctgtctgtttctacgcaaactcgtctctcagtttttgagctatcgggacaaaactttcgcaaaagtcttctttctattgcaggtagtatatatgtcggagccgaccggatcggacaactatatcttatagctcccataggaacaatcggaaaaaaaaactttaaaaaattctagcttcggtgttttttgaaatattaccttctacttttggggatgttattttttaaatatttctgaatttcgaattaattatttaaaaaatcggactactatatcatatagctgccataggaacgatcggaaaattaatggaaaagtaataggaaataaattctagcttctttggtttttattgtattatcttctactctaggatatgactctttttaaatatttccgaatttcaattttaatttaatcaaaatcggacgactatatcatatagctgccattggaaggatcggaaaattaatggaaaagtaataggaaataaattctagcttctttggtttttattgtattatcttctactctaggatatgactctttttaaatatttccgaatttcaattttaatttgatcaaaatcggacgactatatcatatagctgccataggaacgatcggaaaattaatgagaaatattagaaaattgaacatttttgcgattttttaattaataggaatgatctgcaagggtatataagcttcggctggccgaagctagcttcctttcttgttaaatgTGTATTGAgggagttagaaaataattatcttaaattttttgttgtcccataagtatgaattttaattatttgaaattttttaccGCGCTTTTGAATGTCTTCTTCAtcaaataaaagaaacttaactatccaagattgtccatctcataaccaacttaatttacccgaagaaacatttttgtttcctTTCAGCATTTACAAgatatataactttttatgcgaatttagaaaaaccctatttatatttccaatgagtacaattcttacatgtttaagctgaaagtttgcacaactcaattactcactgatattatgcacattaaggcggtccaaaaaatgaaattcttttctcaccccttaacatggtatattaaagtatgcaaaaaatgtatgtgaaaacaaaaaaaaaatttttcgagATTTAGACCATGCGAAACTTtttcaaagtttgctttaaaattactcatacgacatgtaaACAGTTCAAAATTGGTCGAACAAAATCgttctcccatttcttgtcttgtcaaattatgaatttcgttagaataattggtaaaaaaaaggagagcaaaACATAAACTGAATTGTTAAtatctatgccaccttgatcagaaaatctttttgatcgaaggcaacagtgcgtatgggtgataaactttgaaaccaattcgcagaccctaaaacacgatttttttaaaaattttcttttggtattccttgaataccacaatgcgcaccgtataagcgggtgagtgtaggaccttaaaaatgtccatacaaatgtggaccgccctaatgcacatatattaatatcataattttaccaccgtccctttatatagctgccatacaaatcgatggattttccTAATGTTAAGAgggtaggctttgaaaaaattttttgtttcagattgtaattttaatttttcaaagccttaaagtttgagaacattttttaagttcgtaacttcaaaaattcatagcgcccctaaaaggacaccaaaaaatttaaaaaaaaaatcacagatgataaccaagccaaactctacgagccgagtttgaagaaaatcgaaaatttcatatgcgcagttgagaaattcttacccttatactaataaaaccgtttttttatttcattatctacccctaaatgttgttaaattttaaataagtcaatgcatcctacagaatgggagtaaacatatacatttctctatgtatgttcagtgaacgtatttattagagccctgcatgggtATACAAAATGGGTTATTTGGGTACCCAAACGAAATTTCAGGTCAAGTAGGTCAggctttcttttaaaaatttacctaCCCAACCCGACCCCAAAATTTTcgggtcgtttgggtttgggtaaaattttacccatttacccaaatacccaaacccaaacgacccaagtcaAGTGGGTTTCAAGTAGATCAGTTCAGGTTTAAGGttacccaaagaaaaaaaatggatttttaaataagacgaTGATGACAATTTTCACAGCTCATCGACCCGTCGCGAATTCTAAAGGTCAAGATTTGTTTCCACTTCTTTTGCCCATGCGAATTCTTTGATCTTCAAATATTACAGATGTATGATCCACAGAAACATATTCTTTtgctctaaagaattcgcggttttagaaaaataaacatgGGATATACATATGGGTTtcttagttaagttatgtatgatccacacaaataaatcctcttgttcctaagaattcgcggtttttgaaaaatcgatATAGAATATACCATTAGGTTtcttagttaagttatgtataatcCACACAAATATCTCCTCttaatcctaagaattcgcggtttttgaaaaaatcgattaatttaagaacttccatagattttatattaaatcttccaacccgcgaattcttaagaacagGAGGATCTTCAGATTGGTTGGACCGTGTTCTTCTTAGCTAAGGCACTAATGCTTATACTTGGctctataattattaattcttcacaaaccgcgaattctaaggaacaagaggatttatttgtgtggatcatacataacttaactaagaATCCTAATAATATGTTCtatattgatttttcaaaaaccgcgaattctttagagcaagagaatttgtttttgtggatCATACATCTGTAATATTTGAAGACCAAAAGAATTCGCATGGGCGGAGGATGTGGAAACAAATGTCGACATATCgtatcttttaattttaaatattatacacaGATAACCATCTTgaccttaagaattcgcgacgGGTCGATGAGCTGTGAAAATTGTCATCAtcgtcttatttaaaaatccattttttttctttgggtaaCCTTAAGCCTGAACTGATCTACCTGAAACTCATTtgacttgggtcgtttgggtttgggtcgtttgggtttgggtaaaaATTGACTCACTTACCCaaatacccaaacccaaacgacccaagtcaaatgggtttcaagtaggTCGGTTGGGTTTAAGCAAagagtataaatatatagagaGGACATGTCATACAAAAGAGTCTGTCGTATGGCGGGTTCTAGCGGTGGAACCCGCATTTTAACAGTAGAACCCGCACTGCTCGATTCTACTTGGAATCTATTCGGCCGCAGCACTGCTAGCCATTTGGCCCAGTGGATAAGACATCTGACTACCAATCTAAGCGGTACGGGGATCGAATCCCGTTGTAGAATTTCAATTTCTTGcgggggtttttttttttttttgttttttaagagtattttgttttttttctattttgtaatttttttgttgattttttctataaaaactgttaagatggatttaattcaaaccttttgtatattattgagtgttatttaaataacatcgaataatttctttaccaccgccaaaaattattggatttccatttttacatttgtttttacatttcgcttaagaattaaaaaaaaccagcCCTTAGGAAGCCCgttctttacttttttaattttaagaatttttttttgattttccaaagttaaaaatgcgtttttcagctaaaaaatttgaatttgggcttaacaaaaaaatttttaaagtttaaaaaaaaaaaacgattccctgggggcgggtttttttatgcagaaaaatatgcgacaaatttaaaaacgatcggttgagccgtttagaaatgccgatgaacacggacttttaaaaacgtggtttcgagaaaaacatgtcatatgggcacttccaaaaaaaagtccaccaagccaaaaaccttgaaacttgaataaaacatatttccacatgattttgccccgatattagtttctaattagttggatactgagcttaactacaagtttggagtatagtttgattatttttatgacaaacccgaccaatatacgcaaaaatcagtttttggctatttttttgttattttttggacttgtcttctgttgttaatttatcctataggaatgctaatatgtgacatttttctgtactgaatgcttcattcacatgctaaactattaagttaaaagcaaaacatccagcaattgagagatagaggtaaagaaatccgctttacaaaacagtcggaaaaaatgtcccgagcgaatgtggttgaaactgcataaaaaaaaaacggcaaagaatttttgagtaaaacaaaaagcatttcacagcgacatgtttaaacaacattctaaaaaaatcgcattaaaatattccatcagaattcgctaatttctggtgttgtatgaacttccccgaaatccacttctatttttgtcccgagcgaatacggcagttttttaccgatatcttaaaaactaaaagtggtacaaaatcaagatttttaccaaaaatagagcttgggaagagtgaaaagaaaagcccataattaaaattaaaatccattgttttacaattttttttcaactttaaaggtgtgcaaatgtcccgagcgacattttggaagtgcccatatgtaaaACACGTATAGAGCACTTTAAAAAGacgttttgcggtgttcactgtatctccgccaaaaattacatttcgtttaagaatagaaaaaacccgccctgggaagttttattttttttttttactttaaatattttattaagccgtgcaaaatcaaaaattattttttttagaaaaattttactaaTTACATCCTAGCTTCCAAAGTTCTTTtagattgacttaaaacttttttgtataatcttaagatgttaatctacaagaaaagaaatataaaaaaattttttagcttttaactaaaataataaaaaaaagtatatatatttcgagacatcaaaaaaagaaaaaaacaatattagaaAACGTCTGCCCCTTGTGGGGATCGAACTCGCATCAACATCGCTGATCAACGCTTTAACCAGCACGACCATAGACCGAGTTGAAAATGTTGGACAGAAAACCCTTTTCgacttttaaatgttgttgGCCCTAGATTatagaaattacaaaaatgaaattttctcgAAAATTTGTTGCCACGTTctcgcacacatacacacaaagcCCACTTACACTTATGCATTGTGTACTCAATAAacgaattctaaaaatagaacaagctctttcccccttttccccttgcCGACAACAGTTTGAACAGAAAGTCAGAGTTATGCCCTCTCTATATAATGTATTC
The genomic region above belongs to Drosophila takahashii strain IR98-3 E-12201 chromosome 2L, DtakHiC1v2, whole genome shotgun sequence and contains:
- the LOC138914670 gene encoding uncharacterized protein isoform X1 produces the protein MLKKLLSFEQFCEDHFDPNINLTCSEWEELKILVDILEPAFIATQKLQSTQLYMGDFYKLWLELKLTIGAVSHVNSNILKSCIETREEALLGNNAVVCSVYLDPRIRRVLLINPISLMLAKAQLKLLIVQILNIEQQVFPSCSDSPQPSTSSQIRVQNAQPLEESNTCSLLNEFLNTIEVASGDEDGYSEIVKAVHREIDNYNPKPVDVNMNIMEYWETKKFSYPYLFMLAKVVHAVPATKQSTWFASTRTVASLAVAPKVEALKEPIVHACLEKKLLFTIWILAKQESFLAVADRFNIDKSSGHIIFKFTVCILAGLANAYIKWPSTAAQVATARIFDKKSGGIPGVIGAIDGCHILIKQPVGNARDFYNRKQVHFIILQGICDSTGRFIDVFVGQPGRMHDALVFKSCHQFSKLANQENPLLSEDRHLIGDSAYPLSKFLLTPYRDNGHLSTSQTLYNVRFLYPCRGYYNFSQMFATQ
- the LOC138914670 gene encoding uncharacterized protein isoform X2; the protein is MLKKLLSFEQFCEDHFDPNINLTCSEWEELKILVDILEPAFIATQKLQSTQLYMGDFYKLWLELKLTIGAVSHVNSNILKSCIETREEALLGNNAVVCSVYLDPRIRRVLLINPISLMLAKAQLKLLIVQILNIEQQVFPSCSDSPQPSTSSQIRVQNAQPLEESNTCSLLNEFLNTIEVASGDEDGYSEIVKAVHREIDNYNPKPVDVNMNIMEYWETKKFSYPYLFMLAKVVHAVPATKQSTWFASTRTGILPEIFIPHPPPGRTTQLTCSGGEQKGRGRGVVGPEGGGVGPEGERAKIYFDVQSLYLGTRFQKTSSALHQFTKKNR